One segment of Niveibacterium microcysteis DNA contains the following:
- a CDS encoding DUF4124 domain-containing protein → MRRIIPALLLCVAASAEAGVYKWTDANGKVHYSDQPPPAAEAQKVPIRKPEGITAPEVPEEHTSTTRKTKPDDEAIARERARTCEMLRAEQTRLENSPSGNALRNGDERAKRAANIEQNARALKENGC, encoded by the coding sequence ATGCGCCGGATCATCCCAGCACTGCTGCTCTGCGTTGCCGCCTCGGCCGAGGCCGGCGTGTACAAATGGACCGACGCTAACGGCAAGGTGCACTACAGCGACCAGCCGCCCCCGGCCGCCGAGGCGCAGAAGGTGCCAATCCGCAAACCGGAGGGCATTACCGCGCCCGAAGTGCCGGAAGAGCACACCAGCACCACCCGCAAAACCAAGCCGGACGATGAAGCCATCGCACGCGAACGCGCGCGCACCTGCGAGATGCTGCGCGCCGAACAGACACGGCTTGAGAATTCACCCAGCGGCAACGCCCTGCGGAATGGGGACGAACGTGCCAAGCGTGCGGCGAACATTGAACAGAATG